The Methanobrevibacter sp. TLL-48-HuF1 genomic sequence CTATGAAGAAGTCTGCAGACAATATCTTGATGAATGTACTTACACTTGTAAAGATGGACGTCCAACTTCACCAGATTCCATTTATAATTTAAGAATGGAACTTAAAGAACATAAAAGGAACAATAGAAGAGATAAAGTTTTAAATGAACTTAAATCAATAGCTACTTACCAATTTGGAAAAGAGGGAAACAAACTTATTCCAGAGGATGTTAAGACAAAAGGAAGATATCACAGAAAAATAATAAGCAACGGAAAACAGATTGCTTTATTAAATCAGGACACCGGATTGTACAGACTTAATTTAGCCGGTGGAGAAATATTAAAAGATTTAAACATCAATGTTGTCAACATTGACTTTGATTTGGAAACAAATACAGTATTTGCTCCGGGAATCAGAAAAGCCGATCACAATATCATACCTAATGATGAAGTGGTTGTTGTCAAAGATGATGAAGTCGTAGGTGTCGGAAAGGCAATATTAACCGGCCGTGAAATGGAACAGTGCAATAATGGTATTGGTGTCAAAATAAAACACAGAGTAAAAAACAACTAAAAACTTTTATTTTTGAAAATTTAAATTGAAAGTCTTTTAAAATTGAAAATGTATTATAAAATTTAGGCATATCAAAAATATATAAATCAACTGCTTAAATTTTCTTATTTTATTGTTAAACAAAGCATAAATCCAAATAATTACTTATAAATATAACAAAACCAAATAATATTAACAAGTTCTAAAAATTAGGAGAAAAAAGATATGTCAGAAGATTTAGTAAATGATATTAAAAATGCTGTTTCAGTAATTAATGACCCTCATATGGGTGTAAGTATTATAGAAATGGGGATTGTACAAGACATTATTGTCAATGATGATAAAGCAAAATTAATTATCAAACCAACAAACCCTGGTTGTATGAGTATTGTCCGTATTGCAGCTGATGCAAAAACTGCAGCTGAAAATGTAGATGGCGTCAACAAAGTTGAAGTTCAAGTTGAAGGTCATGCTATGGCAGACTCAATTAATGAAATGTTAAACAAATAATCAGTGAAAAAACTAGAATAACCGAAAAGGTTATATATAGTAACAATCATAAGTATAAGTGTTGCTTACATCCTAGCGACACATTATCATAGGCTAGTGGCACAGCTTGGTTAGCGCGCTCGGCTGATAACCGGGAGGTCATGGGTTCGAATCCCATCTAGCCTACTTTAAAACTATTTTTACTAACAAACTTTTACCTATAATTTAAAATACTAATTTTTATATACTAATTCTAACTAAAAATTACATCAATGTACAAAAAGTTGGAATGATGATTAAAATGTGGGAAAAGATTAACGAAAAATTCAAAAAATATCCGGCACGTATGAAAGTAGCTGAAAAAATGATTGAATTAGGATTATCTCTAAACAATGACGGGAAAATATATTGTGGTAATCTTAAAATAAGTGATAAATCACTAGCTATTGCTGCAGATGTTGATAGACGAGCTATTAAATCAACAATTGAAATAATTCAAAATGATGAGGATCTCTTTAATATCTTCAACAATGTTTTACCTGCTGGAACTCTTTTAAAAAACATAGCTAAAAATTTGAATCTTGGAGTTATTGAAATAGAAGTTGGAGCGCAAAACGAAGGGATGCTGGCTGCAATTACAAAAATAATTTCAAAAAAAGGTATAAACATAAGACAGGCTTATGCTGAAGATAATGAACTTGAAGAAAATCCAATTC encodes the following:
- a CDS encoding DUF5591 domain-containing protein translates to MKVICSSEESLYRPEAVRWRQRMELMKPLGDTVVLLPCSMKKPYSNSKSHQKFRKVTRSFQELIITSPFGICPRELENTFPIQSYDVAVTGSWSQDEIDESGKLLEKYVKGKNVIANVHGGYEEVCRQYLDECTYTCKDGRPTSPDSIYNLRMELKEHKRNNRRDKVLNELKSIATYQFGKEGNKLIPEDVKTKGRYHRKIISNGKQIALLNQDTGLYRLNLAGGEILKDLNINVVNIDFDLETNTVFAPGIRKADHNIIPNDEVVVVKDDEVVGVGKAILTGREMEQCNNGIGVKIKHRVKNN
- a CDS encoding iron-sulfur cluster assembly protein, which codes for MSEDLVNDIKNAVSVINDPHMGVSIIEMGIVQDIIVNDDKAKLIIKPTNPGCMSIVRIAADAKTAAENVDGVNKVEVQVEGHAMADSINEMLNK